In one window of uncultured Draconibacterium sp. DNA:
- a CDS encoding FAD-dependent oxidoreductase → MSAKTKKEPQLVKQVITNNEEISPGVHVISFQRNAEFLPGQVVKIGVDTDHPPRIYSICSGNQEDEISILFNIKDDGFLTPKMAAMIPGDTLFVSEPYGSFLGTNEPAWWIATGTGIAPFYAMYRSGMSENKTLMHGVRHLNQFYFEDELEWSMGKNYVRCCSQEQSCDVFPGRVTNYLEGLTDLPDVKYYLCGKALMVVEVRDMLIERGVDYANIIAEIYF, encoded by the coding sequence ATGTCAGCAAAAACAAAAAAAGAACCTCAATTAGTTAAGCAGGTAATAACCAATAACGAAGAGATATCGCCTGGTGTGCATGTGATATCGTTTCAGCGAAATGCTGAATTTTTGCCCGGGCAAGTGGTGAAAATCGGAGTCGACACCGATCATCCTCCGCGTATTTACAGCATTTGCAGTGGAAACCAGGAAGATGAAATCAGCATTCTTTTCAACATTAAAGACGATGGTTTTTTAACCCCTAAAATGGCAGCCATGATTCCGGGAGATACTTTATTCGTGTCGGAACCCTACGGAAGTTTTCTGGGAACAAACGAGCCGGCCTGGTGGATAGCTACCGGAACCGGTATTGCTCCTTTTTATGCCATGTACCGGTCGGGCATGTCGGAGAATAAAACCTTAATGCACGGAGTGAGGCATTTAAATCAGTTTTATTTCGAGGATGAACTGGAGTGGTCGATGGGAAAAAATTATGTTCGATGCTGCTCGCAGGAACAATCGTGCGATGTTTTTCCGGGGCGGGTTACCAATTATCTGGAGGGACTGACCGATTTGCCTGATGTAAAATATTACCTCTGCGGAAAAGCGCTAATGGTTGTGGAAGTGCGTGATATGCTGATTGAAAGAGGTGTGGATTATGCCAATATAATCGCCGAAATTTATTTTTAA
- a CDS encoding ROK family transcriptional regulator: MEKLFKTTGNQSQAVEQKKIAQKKQILRSIYFNGPLSNSDLARQIKLSTPKINSLLLELIEDQLVTELGRGDSSGGRRPNIYGLVENGFYVVGITINVARTIISIFNSCNQEVSGPHYFPIKMSSDINIFNQVNAELEKVIKDSNIDREKILVAGLELPGLINQKEGINQTYFPEEKDLFSKLQNIFGIPVFISHDAKLRTFAEQYFGLAKGKKNVLMLQADWGLGLGIIINGKLYTGKSGYSGEFGHIPLADNGVLCVCGKQGCLETIVSANAIARQAREGIEQGHSSLIKELVKDDLSKIDISTVIQAANSGDQFAISLFSEVGKWLGRGMAYLIQIFNPELIIIGGQVAVASQFILAPIQQAIHTFSNRDISNETQILFSELGTKAGTMGAAAYALERISKK, encoded by the coding sequence ATGGAAAAACTATTTAAAACCACAGGAAATCAAAGTCAGGCAGTTGAGCAAAAAAAAATTGCCCAGAAAAAACAGATTCTTCGTTCAATCTATTTTAACGGCCCGCTTTCAAATTCCGACCTTGCCCGCCAAATTAAATTAAGTACACCAAAGATTAACAGCTTATTACTCGAGCTAATCGAAGACCAACTGGTAACCGAGTTGGGACGTGGCGATTCGAGTGGTGGCCGGCGCCCCAATATTTACGGACTTGTTGAAAACGGTTTTTACGTGGTTGGAATTACCATAAATGTAGCCCGCACGATTATTTCCATTTTCAACAGCTGCAACCAGGAGGTTAGTGGCCCGCATTATTTCCCGATAAAAATGTCGTCGGACATTAACATTTTTAACCAGGTAAATGCCGAGCTTGAAAAAGTTATCAAAGACAGTAATATCGACCGCGAAAAGATTTTGGTGGCCGGACTTGAATTGCCGGGTTTGATCAACCAAAAAGAAGGCATTAACCAAACCTATTTCCCGGAAGAAAAAGACCTGTTTTCGAAACTGCAAAATATATTCGGAATACCGGTTTTTATTAGCCACGATGCCAAATTGCGCACCTTTGCCGAACAATATTTTGGACTGGCAAAAGGCAAGAAAAACGTGCTAATGTTGCAAGCCGACTGGGGTTTGGGACTTGGTATTATTATTAACGGGAAACTGTATACCGGAAAATCGGGCTACTCGGGCGAATTCGGACACATACCATTGGCCGATAACGGCGTACTTTGTGTGTGTGGGAAACAAGGCTGTTTAGAAACCATTGTTTCCGCCAACGCCATTGCACGTCAGGCACGCGAAGGAATTGAACAAGGCCATTCTTCGTTGATAAAAGAACTGGTAAAAGACGATTTAAGTAAAATAGATATTTCAACAGTTATTCAGGCTGCCAACTCCGGCGACCAGTTTGCCATTTCACTATTCTCTGAAGTAGGAAAATGGCTGGGACGAGGGATGGCCTACCTGATTCAGATTTTTAATCCTGAGTTGATCATTATCGGTGGACAAGTTGCTGTGGCCAGTCAGTTTATTCTGGCGCCAATACAACAGGCCATTCATACATTTAGTAACCGCGACATAAGCAACGAAACCCAAATTCTGTTTTCGGAACTTGGAACCAAAGCCGGAACGATGGGGGCTGCAGCTTATGCGCTGGAGAGAATTTCAAAAAAATAA
- a CDS encoding M1 family metallopeptidase: MRHRLFIATLLVVLGLNAAAQKTNFTHQDSLRGSITPERVWWDLTYYHLNVKVDLADSTISGSNLIQYKVLESNQLMQIDLQPPMTISRISQNGKSLNYTRDGNAWFVTLEKEQHPNDVNELLVEYSGKPKISKRPPWDGGISWQKDENGNDFIVNTNQGDGGSLWWPCKDHPYDEPDSMLISVTFPDHLMDVSNGRLRGVEQNADGTKTAHWFVNNPINNYGVNINIGNYAHWHEVFKGEKGDLDCDYWVLKQNLEKAKEHFKQAPMMLEAFEHWFGPYPFYEDGYKLVEVPYPGMEHQSSVTYGNGYRNGYGGRDISYSGWGFKFDFIIIHESGHEWFANNITNWDEADMWIHESFTNYSENLFVEYFWGKKAGSEYIRGSRLGILNDRPVIGVYGVNYPGSGDMYPKGANMLHTLRQVVDDDEKWRGILRGLNEEFYHQTVKAEQIEGYLIEHTGLDLNGFFNQYLRDTRIPTFEYAMIDGKLQFRWANCVNNFKLPLKVYINGEPHWLNPSGRWQYFDSDEKVRKVEVDKDFYVASFKVVDL, from the coding sequence ATGAGACATAGATTATTTATTGCAACATTGTTGGTTGTTTTGGGATTGAATGCAGCTGCACAAAAAACAAATTTTACACATCAGGATTCGTTGCGTGGAAGTATCACTCCCGAAAGAGTTTGGTGGGATCTCACTTATTATCATTTGAATGTAAAAGTAGATCTGGCTGACAGCACAATTTCCGGTAGCAACCTTATTCAATACAAGGTTTTGGAATCGAATCAGCTGATGCAGATCGACCTGCAGCCGCCAATGACTATTTCCCGAATTTCTCAAAATGGCAAGTCGCTCAACTATACACGAGATGGCAATGCCTGGTTTGTGACATTGGAGAAAGAGCAACATCCAAATGATGTTAACGAACTGTTGGTAGAGTATTCAGGGAAACCAAAGATAAGTAAAAGACCTCCGTGGGATGGAGGTATTAGCTGGCAGAAAGATGAGAATGGTAACGATTTTATTGTAAATACCAACCAGGGCGACGGTGGTAGTTTGTGGTGGCCATGCAAAGACCATCCGTACGACGAGCCCGACAGCATGTTGATAAGCGTTACGTTCCCGGATCATTTGATGGATGTATCGAATGGACGATTGCGCGGAGTAGAGCAAAATGCTGATGGCACAAAAACGGCGCACTGGTTTGTAAACAACCCGATAAACAACTATGGCGTAAACATTAACATTGGGAATTATGCTCACTGGCACGAAGTTTTTAAAGGCGAAAAGGGCGATTTGGATTGCGATTACTGGGTACTGAAACAAAACCTGGAAAAGGCAAAAGAGCATTTTAAACAGGCGCCAATGATGCTGGAAGCTTTTGAGCACTGGTTTGGACCTTATCCGTTTTACGAAGACGGATACAAACTGGTGGAAGTACCCTATCCGGGCATGGAGCACCAAAGTTCGGTGACCTACGGAAATGGTTATCGGAATGGCTATGGTGGCCGCGATATAAGCTATTCGGGCTGGGGATTTAAATTCGATTTTATCATTATTCATGAGTCGGGGCACGAGTGGTTTGCCAATAACATTACCAATTGGGATGAGGCCGATATGTGGATTCACGAAAGTTTTACCAATTACTCGGAAAACCTTTTTGTGGAGTATTTCTGGGGTAAAAAAGCCGGCTCAGAATATATTCGGGGCAGCCGACTGGGTATTCTTAACGACCGCCCTGTTATTGGGGTTTACGGTGTAAATTACCCGGGATCGGGCGATATGTACCCCAAAGGAGCCAACATGTTGCACACCTTGAGACAAGTTGTGGATGACGATGAGAAATGGCGTGGAATTCTTCGTGGTTTAAACGAAGAGTTCTATCACCAAACGGTGAAAGCTGAGCAAATTGAAGGTTATTTAATCGAACACACCGGGCTTGATCTAAATGGCTTTTTTAACCAGTATTTGCGCGATACACGAATTCCGACTTTTGAGTATGCAATGATTGATGGTAAGCTGCAATTTCGGTGGGCAAATTGTGTCAACAATTTTAAATTGCCACTGAAAGTATACATCAATGGAGAGCCTCACTGGTTAAATCCTTCAGGTCGCTGGCAATATTTCGACTCCGATGAGAAAGTACGAAAAGTAGAAGTTGATAAAGACTTTTATGTAGCCAGTTTTAAGGTGGTTGATTTATAA
- a CDS encoding DUF4395 domain-containing protein: MRQIVCPISQDVVDEKITRINALIGILLIVTAFVMNSSIFLIVLMADFFMRAFTQIKHSLISYVSHRLSNALNLKEKPIAKAPKIFAARLGFVMSLIIVGLFLAQLPTAAMIVAGMLVFFASLEFALGLCMGCIIYTYIVLPFYK, encoded by the coding sequence ATGAGACAAATCGTTTGCCCCATATCGCAAGATGTGGTGGATGAAAAAATTACCCGAATAAACGCACTGATTGGAATTCTGCTGATTGTAACAGCTTTTGTGATGAATTCGTCAATTTTTTTGATTGTGTTGATGGCCGACTTTTTTATGCGCGCTTTTACCCAGATAAAGCATAGCCTGATTAGCTATGTTAGTCATCGTTTGTCGAATGCACTTAACTTAAAAGAGAAACCAATAGCAAAAGCACCAAAGATTTTTGCTGCCAGACTTGGTTTCGTAATGTCGCTTATAATTGTTGGCTTGTTTTTAGCCCAACTACCTACTGCCGCGATGATTGTTGCCGGCATGCTGGTATTTTTTGCATCGCTCGAATTTGCATTGGGTCTTTGTATGGGCTGCATTATATACACTTATATCGTACTACCATTTTATAAATAA
- a CDS encoding glycoside hydrolase family 130 protein: MTKKINIPFEERPQGCADVMWRYSQNPVIGRYEIPTSNSIFNSAVVPFEDGFAGVFRCDNKAVQMNIFAGFSKDGINWEINHDPIEMVAGNTEMIESDYKYDPRVTWIEDRYWVTWCNGYHGPTIGIAYTFDFKTFHQCENAFLPFNRNGVLFPGKINGKYAMLSRPSDNGHTPFGDIYISYSPDMKYWGEHRCVMKVTPFEQSAWQCTKIGAGSVPIKTEEGWLEFYHGVINTCNGFRYSMGAAILDLEDPSKVLYRTQPYLLAPTAPYELAGDVPNVVFPCAALSDGEKIAVYYGAADTVVGMAFAYQQELIAFIKENSI; encoded by the coding sequence ATGACTAAAAAAATAAACATACCTTTTGAAGAACGCCCGCAAGGTTGCGCCGACGTAATGTGGCGCTATTCGCAAAATCCGGTAATTGGCCGGTACGAAATTCCAACATCAAACAGTATTTTTAACAGTGCTGTTGTTCCTTTTGAGGATGGTTTTGCCGGCGTTTTTCGCTGCGACAACAAAGCTGTGCAGATGAATATTTTTGCCGGTTTTAGTAAAGACGGGATCAATTGGGAGATCAATCACGACCCAATTGAAATGGTTGCCGGAAATACCGAAATGATCGAGTCGGATTATAAATACGACCCGCGAGTTACCTGGATTGAAGACCGCTACTGGGTAACCTGGTGTAACGGCTACCACGGACCAACAATCGGGATTGCCTACACTTTCGATTTTAAAACCTTTCACCAGTGCGAAAACGCCTTTTTGCCTTTTAACCGAAACGGGGTGCTTTTCCCTGGAAAAATTAATGGGAAATATGCCATGCTGAGTCGCCCGAGCGATAATGGACATACACCGTTTGGCGATATTTACATTAGTTACAGCCCCGATATGAAATACTGGGGCGAACACCGCTGTGTAATGAAAGTAACTCCTTTTGAACAGAGTGCATGGCAGTGTACAAAAATTGGTGCCGGATCGGTTCCGATTAAAACTGAAGAAGGCTGGCTGGAGTTCTATCACGGTGTAATTAACACCTGCAACGGATTCCGCTACTCAATGGGTGCTGCGATTCTTGATTTGGAAGATCCATCAAAAGTGTTGTACCGCACACAGCCTTATTTACTCGCTCCTACAGCGCCTTACGAACTAGCCGGTGATGTGCCGAATGTAGTATTCCCTTGCGCCGCACTTAGCGATGGTGAAAAAATTGCGGTTTATTACGGTGCTGCCGATACGGTTGTGGGAATGGCTTTTGCTTACCAACAGGAATTGATTGCTTTTATTAAGGAAAATTCGATATAA
- a CDS encoding OmpH family outer membrane protein, with protein MKIKFLLATAVILCSAAVVNAQNPLKIGHVNIQELVQKHPMLDSLQTVIEKESKDMQEIYDEMVAEHEAAIEKFEAESSTYSDFVKQTRQKEILEQSQKIQAYNQTAQQQLQNRNMELIQPIYKEINQEISNIAGAQNFTYVLDVSAGNVAYISPESEDLTPLVLAAIKGE; from the coding sequence ATGAAAATAAAATTTCTTTTAGCTACGGCGGTTATCCTTTGTAGTGCTGCAGTTGTAAACGCACAAAACCCTTTAAAAATAGGACATGTAAATATTCAGGAGCTGGTGCAAAAACACCCGATGCTTGATAGTCTTCAAACAGTTATCGAAAAGGAATCAAAAGATATGCAGGAGATTTACGATGAAATGGTTGCCGAACATGAAGCTGCCATTGAAAAATTTGAAGCCGAAAGCAGCACGTATTCCGATTTTGTAAAACAAACCCGACAAAAGGAAATTTTGGAGCAGTCGCAAAAAATACAAGCATACAACCAAACCGCACAGCAACAGTTGCAAAACCGCAACATGGAACTCATACAGCCCATTTATAAGGAGATTAATCAGGAAATCAGCAACATTGCCGGGGCACAAAATTTTACCTATGTGCTTGATGTAAGTGCCGGGAACGTGGCCTATATCTCGCCCGAAAGTGAGGATTTAACACCTTTGGTTTTGGCGGCGATAAAAGGGGAATAG
- a CDS encoding Sb-PDE family phosphodiesterase — MMKRFGFIIVLLVVSSGILYAQARRIINIPNINGYQTLKCDLHMHTVFSDGTVWPTVRIEEAWNEGLDAISITDHIEYRPHSIDVVADHNRSYDLAKPLADQSEILLIKGAEITRSMPPGHLNALFITNANLLELEDVQDAVKEARDQGAFLMWNHPCWDAQQPDSVLWWDEHSYFFENDMLHGIEVYNWEFCPEAMDWANEKNLTMLGNSDVHGPMDVNDGHRPLTLVFAKSRTIGGIKEALFDGRTAVYFDNTIAGRSEFLEPLFFESLEYKNTPLKLKNKESKVVKITNNSDVDYELELVQPGVGFDAPETITLKAHHVSALSLSGNSDEVANTGSLDVYYRVNNMLTGVDDPLIVTFTFRNN; from the coding sequence ATGATGAAAAGATTTGGGTTTATTATTGTATTACTCGTAGTTAGCAGCGGGATACTTTATGCACAGGCACGACGAATAATTAATATTCCGAATATTAATGGTTACCAAACACTGAAGTGCGATTTGCACATGCACACCGTATTTTCTGATGGTACTGTTTGGCCAACCGTTCGCATAGAAGAGGCCTGGAACGAAGGTTTGGATGCCATTTCAATTACCGATCATATCGAATATCGTCCGCATTCGATTGATGTGGTGGCCGATCACAACCGTTCGTACGATTTGGCAAAACCATTGGCCGATCAATCAGAAATTTTACTGATTAAAGGAGCTGAGATTACACGCAGCATGCCGCCCGGGCACTTGAATGCATTGTTTATAACCAACGCGAATTTACTGGAACTGGAAGATGTGCAGGACGCGGTAAAAGAGGCGCGTGATCAGGGTGCTTTTCTTATGTGGAATCACCCGTGCTGGGATGCACAGCAACCCGACTCGGTTTTGTGGTGGGACGAACATTCCTACTTTTTCGAGAATGATATGTTGCACGGAATTGAAGTTTATAACTGGGAGTTTTGCCCGGAAGCTATGGATTGGGCCAACGAAAAAAACCTGACCATGCTGGGAAATTCGGATGTGCATGGGCCAATGGATGTCAACGACGGACACCGGCCACTGACACTTGTTTTTGCCAAAAGCCGCACCATTGGTGGAATTAAAGAAGCATTGTTCGACGGGCGAACTGCCGTTTATTTTGACAATACCATCGCAGGCCGATCCGAGTTTCTGGAGCCACTTTTCTTCGAGTCGTTGGAATATAAAAACACGCCACTAAAACTAAAAAACAAAGAATCGAAGGTGGTAAAAATCACCAATAATTCAGATGTAGATTACGAACTGGAGCTCGTTCAGCCCGGTGTGGGTTTTGATGCTCCGGAAACGATTACACTAAAAGCGCATCATGTTTCGGCGTTGAGTTTAAGTGGCAATTCGGATGAGGTGGCAAATACCGGAAGTCTGGATGTGTACTACCGGGTAAATAATATGCTTACCGGTGTAGATGATCCGCTTATCGTAACTTTCACCTTCCGAAACAATTAG
- a CDS encoding Xaa-Pro dipeptidyl-peptidase has protein sequence MKIIKKLSLSVVCLVLVQLWVVDSRAQQNEPAKPFFKDGEAQIVKAFEDPDYWIREDLWVETEFDSDGDGLLDRMHVDVTRPRQTESEGLKLPVIYNSSPYFAGVAGNNPEFFWDVKQELGEKPKQHVHPPEIQRRGERPIISKAQIKTWVPRGFVVVHSSSPGTGLSDGSPTVGGDNESLAPKAVIDWLCGRAKGYKTRRGNEEVEAYWCTGKVGMTGTSYEGTLPLAAATTGVEGLEAIIPIAPNTSYYHYYRSNGLVRSPGGYLGEDVDVLFDFIHSGDLDKRAYAREHIRDDEMKNGQDRVTGDYNDFWAGRDYLNDMEPMKAAMLMSHGFNDWNVVPEHSLRIYEAAKAKGIPCQIYYHQDGHGGPPPLSMMNRWFTRYLFGIENGVENDPKAWIVREDADHDHPTSYADYPNPDAKPVTFFLASGAPEKGALVIEKPTKQPEETLVDNYSFSSEALAQAEITGHRLIYVSPELKEDLHISGKPKITIKAASNKPAVNLSVYLVSLPWNNSQWRRPKITDNLITRGWADLQNYKSLRESEPLKPGKFYEMTFELQPDDQVIKAGQQIGLMIISSDKDFTLHPKPGTELTVDLNGTSIEIPVVGGAEAYNKAIQ, from the coding sequence ATGAAGATTATTAAAAAGCTGAGTTTGAGTGTTGTCTGTTTGGTGCTTGTTCAGTTGTGGGTGGTTGATAGCCGTGCACAACAAAACGAACCGGCAAAGCCTTTTTTTAAAGATGGAGAGGCACAAATTGTAAAGGCGTTTGAAGATCCGGATTACTGGATTCGCGAAGACCTGTGGGTGGAAACCGAATTTGATTCGGATGGGGATGGCCTGTTGGATCGTATGCATGTTGATGTTACACGTCCGCGGCAAACCGAAAGTGAAGGGTTAAAACTTCCTGTTATTTATAACTCAAGCCCGTATTTTGCCGGTGTTGCCGGAAACAATCCTGAGTTCTTTTGGGATGTTAAACAGGAATTGGGTGAAAAGCCAAAACAACACGTGCATCCTCCCGAAATTCAGCGCCGTGGAGAAAGGCCGATTATTTCGAAGGCCCAGATAAAAACCTGGGTTCCCCGTGGTTTTGTTGTGGTGCATTCGTCGTCTCCGGGAACCGGATTGTCTGATGGCTCACCAACAGTTGGTGGCGACAATGAATCGCTGGCTCCAAAAGCTGTAATCGATTGGCTTTGCGGACGCGCAAAAGGCTACAAAACACGACGGGGAAATGAGGAAGTTGAAGCTTACTGGTGTACAGGAAAAGTGGGAATGACCGGAACTTCGTATGAAGGAACTTTGCCTTTGGCCGCCGCAACTACCGGTGTTGAAGGACTGGAAGCTATTATTCCGATTGCTCCCAACACCTCGTATTATCATTATTACCGCTCGAACGGTTTGGTGCGCTCTCCCGGTGGTTATTTGGGCGAGGATGTAGATGTGCTTTTTGATTTTATTCACAGTGGCGACCTCGATAAAAGAGCTTATGCACGTGAGCATATTCGTGATGATGAAATGAAAAACGGACAAGATCGTGTTACCGGCGACTACAACGATTTTTGGGCCGGCCGCGATTACCTGAATGATATGGAGCCGATGAAAGCTGCCATGTTGATGTCGCATGGTTTTAACGACTGGAATGTGGTGCCCGAGCATAGTTTGCGTATTTACGAAGCAGCGAAAGCAAAAGGTATTCCCTGCCAGATTTATTACCACCAGGATGGTCACGGTGGACCACCACCACTTAGTATGATGAACCGTTGGTTTACGCGCTATTTATTTGGTATCGAAAATGGTGTGGAAAACGATCCAAAAGCATGGATTGTGCGCGAAGACGCTGATCACGATCACCCTACTTCTTATGCTGATTATCCAAATCCTGATGCCAAACCGGTAACTTTCTTTCTAGCTTCGGGAGCGCCGGAGAAAGGTGCCCTTGTTATCGAAAAACCAACGAAACAACCGGAAGAAACATTGGTCGACAACTATTCATTTTCGAGCGAGGCGTTGGCACAGGCCGAAATTACCGGGCACCGGTTAATATATGTTAGTCCGGAATTGAAGGAAGACTTACATATTTCGGGAAAACCAAAAATTACGATAAAAGCGGCCAGTAACAAACCGGCAGTCAACCTTTCGGTTTACCTGGTTTCGTTACCCTGGAACAATTCACAATGGCGCCGCCCAAAAATTACTGATAATCTGATCACCCGTGGTTGGGCCGATTTGCAGAACTATAAATCATTGCGTGAAAGTGAGCCTTTAAAACCGGGGAAATTCTACGAAATGACATTCGAACTGCAACCCGATGATCAGGTGATTAAAGCCGGGCAGCAGATTGGATTGATGATTATTTCAAGTGATAAAGATTTTACGCTTCATCCAAAACCCGGAACCGAATTAACGGTTGATTTGAATGGAACCAGCATCGAAATTCCGGTTGTTGGCGGAGCAGAGGCATACAACAAAGCAATTCAATAA
- a CDS encoding MFS transporter, producing MIKTKNKVANPAMWVPTAYFAMGLPFMVLAQSTAIMYKNMGISDSKIAFWTSLIMLPWTLKPLWSPVLEMFKSKKFFVVTSQFITAITFALIAFALPLPNFFAYTIALLGVIGFSGATTDIATDGVYLSVLSSKDQAKYIGWQGASYNVGKFLAYGGFVTIAGILEKQLGVVNAWVAVMLGIGGVMSLVGLYHSRMLPGGEASTSEVKSLKEGFDTLLDVLRTFFEKKYIFWYIAFIVLYRFAEGFAIKIAPLFFKAAVADGGLGLTTTEIGVIYGTFGTAAFVAGSILAGYFIARRGLKRALLILVSTFNIPFLVYALLAHYQPSSLYMIGGAVVLEYFGYGFGFVGLMLFMMQQVAPGKYKMAHYAFATGIMNLGFMVPSMLSGYFSDWLGYKLFFAWVLVATIPIFIAARFVPFGHPEHVDEETKETDKND from the coding sequence ATGATAAAAACAAAAAATAAAGTCGCCAATCCGGCAATGTGGGTTCCAACGGCCTATTTTGCAATGGGGCTACCTTTTATGGTGCTGGCACAGTCAACGGCTATCATGTATAAAAACATGGGGATCTCCGATTCCAAGATCGCCTTCTGGACCTCGCTGATTATGCTTCCGTGGACCTTAAAACCACTGTGGAGCCCGGTTTTGGAGATGTTCAAATCGAAGAAGTTTTTTGTTGTAACCAGTCAGTTTATTACGGCAATAACTTTTGCATTAATTGCTTTTGCGCTTCCCCTACCCAACTTTTTTGCCTACACCATTGCTTTGCTTGGAGTTATTGGATTTAGCGGGGCCACCACCGACATTGCAACCGACGGCGTTTATCTCAGTGTCCTCTCATCAAAAGATCAGGCAAAATATATTGGCTGGCAGGGGGCTTCGTATAACGTTGGTAAATTCCTGGCCTATGGTGGTTTTGTTACTATAGCCGGAATTCTGGAAAAACAGCTGGGCGTGGTAAATGCCTGGGTAGCAGTTATGCTTGGAATTGGCGGCGTAATGAGTTTGGTAGGTCTTTATCACTCACGTATGTTGCCTGGCGGCGAAGCCTCAACATCAGAAGTAAAAAGCCTGAAAGAAGGGTTTGACACACTCTTGGATGTGCTAAGAACATTTTTTGAGAAAAAATACATTTTCTGGTACATTGCTTTTATTGTGTTGTACCGTTTTGCCGAAGGATTTGCCATAAAAATTGCGCCGTTGTTTTTTAAAGCTGCCGTTGCTGATGGCGGATTGGGATTAACAACCACCGAAATTGGCGTGATATACGGAACCTTTGGTACTGCAGCGTTTGTTGCAGGTTCGATACTTGCAGGCTATTTTATTGCGCGTCGCGGATTAAAAAGAGCACTGTTAATTCTGGTAAGTACCTTTAATATTCCTTTTCTGGTGTATGCTTTGCTGGCCCATTATCAACCATCGAGCCTGTACATGATAGGCGGTGCCGTAGTTCTCGAATACTTTGGCTATGGTTTTGGTTTTGTTGGGCTGATGCTGTTTATGATGCAGCAGGTTGCTCCCGGAAAATACAAAATGGCACATTATGCTTTTGCCACCGGAATTATGAATCTTGGGTTTATGGTGCCCTCGATGCTAAGTGGTTATTTTAGTGATTGGCTGGGCTACAAATTGTTTTTTGCCTGGGTGTTGGTAGCTACCATTCCAATATTTATTGCTGCACGATTTGTGCCTTTCGGGCACCCCGAGCATGTGGATGAAGAAACAAAAGAAACAGATAAAAATGACTAA
- a CDS encoding outer membrane lipoprotein-sorting protein, with amino-acid sequence MKRTFLLTAVMLFALISTQAQSLDKVLNSYYKANGLDKIADVKTFNVKAKVSVMGMEMPMEIKVKKPNKFRVDIDMMGQKTTSAFDGENGWMINPMAGAGVQELEGAQLKQAMGQADMEGALYNYKAKGSNIEMLGKVDVDGAEAYKLKLTDKDGVVQTYYINADDYMVSKVESRVEAMGQSMDVVTKMLEYKDIKGIKMATKIEMDMSMGKQSVVMEEIKIDEPIDDSLFEKPTE; translated from the coding sequence ATGAAACGTACCTTTTTATTAACCGCCGTAATGCTTTTTGCATTAATCAGCACACAAGCACAATCACTCGACAAAGTATTGAATAGTTATTACAAAGCCAACGGTTTGGATAAAATAGCCGATGTAAAAACATTCAACGTAAAAGCAAAAGTTAGTGTAATGGGAATGGAAATGCCCATGGAAATTAAAGTAAAAAAACCCAACAAATTTCGTGTCGACATTGACATGATGGGGCAAAAAACCACCAGTGCTTTTGATGGCGAAAATGGATGGATGATTAATCCAATGGCGGGAGCCGGAGTTCAGGAACTGGAAGGAGCACAGTTAAAACAAGCAATGGGGCAAGCCGATATGGAAGGAGCACTGTACAACTACAAAGCAAAAGGCAGTAACATTGAAATGCTGGGCAAAGTTGATGTTGATGGCGCTGAAGCATACAAGCTGAAACTGACTGATAAGGACGGTGTTGTTCAGACTTACTATATTAATGCTGACGACTATATGGTTTCAAAAGTTGAATCGAGAGTTGAAGCCATGGGACAGAGTATGGATGTGGTAACAAAAATGCTGGAATACAAAGATATTAAAGGAATTAAAATGGCAACCAAAATAGAAATGGATATGTCAATGGGCAAACAATCGGTGGTGATGGAAGAAATAAAAATTGATGAGCCAATTGATGACAGCCTGTTTGAAAAACCAACGGAATAA
- a CDS encoding LytTR family DNA-binding domain-containing protein, with the protein MGFSFVRTHTSHLANLKHVVAYSKTDGGTLELSNGDRILISRRRKDEVLKMLKTAIA; encoded by the coding sequence ATAGGGTTTTCTTTTGTACGAACACACACATCACATCTCGCAAATTTAAAACATGTAGTGGCGTATTCGAAAACCGATGGAGGAACACTTGAACTTTCGAATGGCGACCGGATTTTGATATCAAGACGACGAAAGGATGAGGTGCTAAAAATGTTAAAAACCGCAATTGCTTAG